From one Rhodamnia argentea isolate NSW1041297 chromosome 1, ASM2092103v1, whole genome shotgun sequence genomic stretch:
- the LOC115753275 gene encoding UV radiation resistance-associated gene protein isoform X2 — translation METKPNAAREPKETDPPPKATLIEWEDFEPELARLVSLSCALKEAKEKKQSLHRQLESLIQVKNESLRRLNELEEMREKVDGRKLVMQNLSLRTNVVVEDAKRKEEDLAAEVRSLLVAGTALSVARKRLQESNRLLGQRGYGKLKNLQRMLRMRQQYMVSQVSVLYPVKISVGQAQDQELESFPSTTRSGSSAGSKPVNLESLTILGLQLTMLPFTKMSFFMDKKEVQRSATALAYVGHAVSLIASYLRVPLRYPLHLGGSNSYIIDRAPSIDTTPADSSSSTNLRSNIKTIEFPLFLEGQDTTRAAYAVFLLNKDLEQLLNFIGVKSLGPRYVLANLKELLRTILSADFIDT, via the exons GGGAAGATTTCGAGCCGGAGCTTGCGCGGCTTGTGAGTCTCTCCTGTGCCCTTAAAGAAGCTAAGGAGAAGAAACAGTCTCTTCATCGGCAACTCGAGTCGCTTATTCAG GTTAAAAACGAGTCTTTGAGAAGATTGAATGAGCTTGAGGAAATGCGGGAAAAAGTGGATGGTAGAAAGCTAGTAATGCAGAACTTGTCATTGCGTACGAACGTTGTTGTAGAAGACGctaaaaggaaagaggaagatcTTGCCGCTGAAGTTAGGTCATTGTTAGTTGCAGGCACAGCCCTCTCGGTTGCCCGGAAACGACTGCAG GAATCAAATAGGTTACTTGGGCAAAGGGGTTATGGCAAGCTCAAGAATTTGCAAAGGATGCTTAGAATGAGGCAGCAGTATATGGTATCACAAGTTTCGGTGCTTTATCCTGTTAAAATATCTGTTGGACAAGCACAAGATCAAGAACTTGAATCATTTCCAAGCACTACTAGATCAG GTAGCTCTGCTGGTTCTAAGCCTGTAAATCTTGAATCCTTGACGATTCTTGGCCTGCAATTGACCATGCTTCCATTTACAAAGATGAGTTTTTTCATGGATAAAAAGGAGGTCCAGAGGTCTGCGACTGCTTTGGCATATGTGGGGCAT GCTGTTTCTCTCATAGCTTCCTACTTAAGAGTTCCTTTGCGTTATCCATTGCATTTGGGTGGATCAAATTCGTATATAATTGATCGTGCCCCTTCTATAGATACAACTCCAGCTGATTCTTCATCAAGTACTAACCTACGTTCTAATATTAAAACCATAGAGTTTCCGCTATTTTTAGAAGGTCAGGATACGACAAGAGCAGCTTATGCTGTATTCCTCTTAAACAAG GATCTAGAGCAGCTATTGAATTTCATCGGTGTTAAGAGCTTAGGACCACGCTATGTATTAGCTAATCTGAAGGAGCTTCTCAGGACTATTTTGTCTGCAGATTTTATTGATACATGA
- the LOC115753275 gene encoding UV radiation resistance-associated gene protein isoform X1, with protein sequence METKPNAAREPKETDPPPKATLIEWEDFEPELARLVSLSCALKEAKEKKQSLHRQLESLIQVKNESLRRLNELEEMREKVDGRKLVMQNLSLRTNVVVEDAKRKEEDLAAEVRSLLVAGTALSVARKRLQESNRLLGQRGYGKLKNLQRMLRMRQQYMVSQVSVLYPVKISVGQAQDQELESFPSTTRSVSGSSAGSKPVNLESLTILGLQLTMLPFTKMSFFMDKKEVQRSATALAYVGHAVSLIASYLRVPLRYPLHLGGSNSYIIDRAPSIDTTPADSSSSTNLRSNIKTIEFPLFLEGQDTTRAAYAVFLLNKDLEQLLNFIGVKSLGPRYVLANLKELLRTILSADFIDT encoded by the exons GGGAAGATTTCGAGCCGGAGCTTGCGCGGCTTGTGAGTCTCTCCTGTGCCCTTAAAGAAGCTAAGGAGAAGAAACAGTCTCTTCATCGGCAACTCGAGTCGCTTATTCAG GTTAAAAACGAGTCTTTGAGAAGATTGAATGAGCTTGAGGAAATGCGGGAAAAAGTGGATGGTAGAAAGCTAGTAATGCAGAACTTGTCATTGCGTACGAACGTTGTTGTAGAAGACGctaaaaggaaagaggaagatcTTGCCGCTGAAGTTAGGTCATTGTTAGTTGCAGGCACAGCCCTCTCGGTTGCCCGGAAACGACTGCAG GAATCAAATAGGTTACTTGGGCAAAGGGGTTATGGCAAGCTCAAGAATTTGCAAAGGATGCTTAGAATGAGGCAGCAGTATATGGTATCACAAGTTTCGGTGCTTTATCCTGTTAAAATATCTGTTGGACAAGCACAAGATCAAGAACTTGAATCATTTCCAAGCACTACTAGATCAG TTTCAGGTAGCTCTGCTGGTTCTAAGCCTGTAAATCTTGAATCCTTGACGATTCTTGGCCTGCAATTGACCATGCTTCCATTTACAAAGATGAGTTTTTTCATGGATAAAAAGGAGGTCCAGAGGTCTGCGACTGCTTTGGCATATGTGGGGCAT GCTGTTTCTCTCATAGCTTCCTACTTAAGAGTTCCTTTGCGTTATCCATTGCATTTGGGTGGATCAAATTCGTATATAATTGATCGTGCCCCTTCTATAGATACAACTCCAGCTGATTCTTCATCAAGTACTAACCTACGTTCTAATATTAAAACCATAGAGTTTCCGCTATTTTTAGAAGGTCAGGATACGACAAGAGCAGCTTATGCTGTATTCCTCTTAAACAAG GATCTAGAGCAGCTATTGAATTTCATCGGTGTTAAGAGCTTAGGACCACGCTATGTATTAGCTAATCTGAAGGAGCTTCTCAGGACTATTTTGTCTGCAGATTTTATTGATACATGA